A window of Candidatus Pantoea floridensis contains these coding sequences:
- a CDS encoding general stress protein produces MTQKKQRGGAGNFAEDPERAREAGSAGGKVSGGNFRNDPERAREAGRKGGQKSRRPSKQQ; encoded by the coding sequence ATGACACAAAAAAAGCAACGAGGTGGTGCCGGGAACTTTGCAGAGGACCCGGAGCGCGCCAGGGAAGCAGGTAGCGCTGGCGGCAAAGTCAGCGGGGGTAATTTCAGAAACGATCCTGAAAGAGCCAGGGAAGCTGGAAGAAAAGGAGGTCAAAAAAGCCGCCGCCCTTCTAAGCAGCAGTGA
- a CDS encoding protealysin inhibitor emfourin, whose protein sequence is MDIQLTDDAIIELAREGGIAFIPKLRGERRFALSELPEPQKQRVCQVLEQAMPLGEPEDQAANLGHGDQRYYRIQITYATHREARTLVMLIPEQLAPPELQSLWRDGE, encoded by the coding sequence GTGGACATCCAACTGACCGACGACGCCATCATCGAGCTGGCACGTGAAGGCGGTATCGCCTTTATTCCCAAGCTGCGCGGTGAGCGGCGCTTTGCGTTGTCAGAATTGCCTGAACCGCAAAAGCAGCGCGTCTGCCAGGTATTGGAACAGGCCATGCCGCTCGGCGAACCAGAGGATCAGGCTGCCAATCTGGGGCACGGAGACCAGCGTTACTATCGCATTCAAATCACCTATGCCACCCACCGTGAGGCCAGAACATTAGTGATGTTAATTCCCGAGCAGCTGGCGCCACCCGAGCTGCAATCGCTGTGGCGCGACGGCGAATAA
- a CDS encoding M4 family metallopeptidase: MPFSVIPPYMLRNIIDNCTGAQQDYARRTLTHVQQLMGEHNHQAPSVAIAKPGIVQRAIYDAEGTQNLPGTLIRAEGQPDNGDVAAQEAWDYLGITYDFFWQTYQRNSLDNKGLKLDGTVHYGKEYQNAFWNGQQMVFGDGDGQIFNRFTIALDVVAHELTHGVTETEAGLIYFQQAGALNESMSDVFGSLVKQFHLKQSADQADWIIGEGLLAQGVNGRGLRSMSSPGTAYDDPVLGKDPQPADMQHYIETRDDNGGVHLNSGIPNRAFYLAAKALGGFAWEIAGQAWYDTLCDKTLPQDADFSTFARFTVQHANQQFNQSVAEKIQSAWQQVGVTWTSN; encoded by the coding sequence ATGCCTTTTAGCGTTATTCCTCCCTACATGCTGCGCAATATCATTGATAACTGCACCGGTGCGCAGCAAGACTACGCGCGCCGCACTCTAACGCACGTGCAACAACTGATGGGTGAACATAACCATCAAGCCCCCAGCGTCGCCATTGCCAAACCAGGCATCGTACAGCGCGCGATTTACGACGCCGAAGGCACGCAAAATCTACCGGGTACGTTAATCCGCGCAGAGGGTCAGCCGGATAATGGCGATGTCGCCGCCCAGGAAGCCTGGGATTATCTTGGCATTACCTACGATTTCTTCTGGCAAACCTACCAACGCAATTCACTGGACAATAAAGGCCTGAAGCTTGATGGCACCGTGCATTACGGTAAGGAGTACCAGAACGCCTTTTGGAACGGTCAACAGATGGTATTTGGCGACGGTGATGGCCAGATATTTAATCGCTTCACCATCGCACTGGATGTGGTGGCCCACGAGCTTACGCACGGCGTAACGGAAACCGAAGCCGGACTGATTTACTTCCAGCAGGCTGGCGCCCTGAATGAATCAATGTCAGATGTGTTTGGCTCGCTGGTGAAGCAGTTCCATCTCAAGCAGAGCGCCGATCAAGCTGACTGGATTATCGGCGAAGGATTGCTGGCACAGGGCGTTAATGGTCGCGGGCTACGCTCGATGTCGTCACCTGGCACCGCTTATGACGACCCGGTGTTAGGCAAAGATCCGCAGCCGGCCGATATGCAACACTACATCGAAACGCGCGACGACAACGGTGGCGTGCATTTGAATTCCGGTATTCCCAATCGGGCATTTTATCTGGCGGCAAAAGCGCTGGGTGGCTTTGCGTGGGAAATCGCCGGGCAGGCCTGGTACGACACGTTGTGCGATAAAACCCTGCCGCAGGATGCTGATTTCAGCACCTTTGCGCGCTTTACCGTGCAGCACGCCAATCAACAGTTTAATCAATCAGTGGCGGAAAAAATTCAATCCGCCTGGCAGCAGGTGGGCGTAACGTGGACATCCAACTGA